The following are encoded together in the Acidicapsa ligni genome:
- the hutI gene encoding imidazolonepropionase produces MSNKLAIVNIGQLVTLAGPPRPRVGPEMRELGLLQDVALLIEDGRIVATGSYQDLRNRIGNETAVIDAQQQLVTPGFVDAHTHLVFAGNRAAEFEKRIGGATYQEIAAAGGGIQSTVALTRKATEEELLAQARKHRDWMLRGGTTTLEAKSGYGLDHPTELRILRVLARLAEDGPVRIIATLLAAHTVPKEFADRRAEYLHWIVADLIPEVASLELARYCDAFCDDHAFTVEETRQVLEAAQTHGLGLRLHAEQFRPGTGAALAAELHAATADHLETVTEDTLHLLLDAKVQPVLLPASVFCLGRDQYPPARRMIDLGLPVVIATDFNPGSSPAPSMLFTMALASIHMKMLPAEALIAATINAAYSLRLGDTIGSLEQGKAADFLIHECDDYRELAYYVAAPARPRVFIAGSEVTP; encoded by the coding sequence ATGTCGAATAAACTCGCCATCGTCAACATCGGGCAACTCGTTACACTTGCCGGGCCACCTCGACCGCGTGTTGGGCCTGAGATGCGTGAGCTGGGCTTGCTGCAGGATGTCGCGTTGCTTATCGAAGACGGACGTATCGTCGCCACAGGCAGCTATCAGGATCTGCGCAATCGAATAGGCAATGAAACGGCCGTCATCGACGCGCAGCAGCAACTTGTAACCCCCGGTTTTGTAGATGCACACACGCATCTGGTCTTTGCAGGCAATCGAGCCGCGGAGTTTGAAAAGCGCATTGGCGGTGCAACCTACCAGGAGATTGCTGCGGCAGGTGGCGGCATTCAATCCACCGTTGCACTCACACGAAAAGCTACAGAAGAAGAGTTGCTGGCGCAGGCACGCAAGCATCGTGACTGGATGCTGCGCGGCGGTACAACTACGCTTGAGGCCAAGTCTGGCTATGGGCTCGATCACCCAACCGAGCTGCGCATCCTGCGCGTGCTGGCGCGACTTGCAGAGGATGGGCCAGTCCGCATCATTGCAACGTTGCTTGCCGCACATACAGTGCCCAAAGAGTTTGCAGACCGTCGGGCAGAGTATCTCCATTGGATCGTTGCCGATCTCATTCCTGAAGTAGCCTCGCTTGAACTCGCCCGATACTGCGATGCCTTCTGCGACGATCATGCATTCACCGTCGAAGAGACGCGGCAAGTGCTTGAAGCTGCGCAAACGCATGGCTTAGGACTGCGGCTTCATGCCGAGCAGTTTCGTCCAGGCACAGGCGCGGCTCTCGCTGCTGAATTGCACGCCGCCACTGCCGATCATTTGGAGACTGTTACGGAAGATACTTTGCACCTGCTTCTCGATGCAAAAGTGCAGCCTGTATTGCTGCCCGCTTCAGTGTTTTGTCTCGGGCGCGATCAATATCCACCGGCTCGCAGGATGATTGATCTCGGCCTGCCCGTGGTGATTGCTACGGACTTCAATCCAGGTTCATCGCCTGCACCTTCCATGCTGTTCACAATGGCTTTAGCGTCCATTCACATGAAGATGCTTCCTGCCGAAGCTCTCATCGCGGCAACGATCAATGCCGCCTACTCTCTCAGGCTGGGTGACACGATCGGTTCGCTTGAACAAGGAAAAGCCGCTGATTTTCTCATCCATGAGTGCGACGACTATCGCGAGCTTGCCTACTACGTTGCCGCTCCTGCGCGCCCACGAGTCTTCATCGCTGGCAGCGAGGTAACTCCATGA
- a CDS encoding M20/M25/M40 family metallo-hydrolase encodes MTQALSVIDLLRELVAVSTPSSVSNLPLLHRVSAHLAPLGWHVMLFPYADEKGIEKANLIARPNGYRGQDKEQDKIDLAFICHTDTVPYAADWAGALHLEESEGMLHGCGSCDVKGALACFLAAVVGAKSDAIRSNVALILTADEEIGCKGMERLLGATNLRIGSALVSEPTSLRPGIAGKGYGLARIRVEGREAHSAFPQQGISAISIAARLIAKIEDSFIPSRHDRLFDPPHTTLNIGVIEGGTAKNIIPGQCSFLVEWRAIPGEETGAVFNRISALIEEVRQSPSSPEHAAIHIEQLRDESGFAPASVGTLQERLATLVAHEPVGISFGSEASRVARIADEVIVIGPGDMHTAHSARECVPIAELQQWTRVLRSLLTV; translated from the coding sequence ATGACGCAGGCCTTGTCCGTTATAGATCTTCTGCGCGAGTTAGTCGCTGTTTCAACTCCATCATCCGTTTCCAATCTACCGTTGTTGCATCGCGTCTCCGCTCATCTTGCACCACTCGGCTGGCATGTCATGCTCTTTCCCTACGCCGATGAAAAGGGCATAGAAAAAGCAAACCTGATAGCCCGTCCCAACGGATACCGGGGACAGGACAAAGAACAAGACAAAATAGACTTGGCGTTTATCTGCCATACAGACACGGTGCCTTACGCTGCGGACTGGGCCGGCGCGCTTCATCTGGAAGAGAGCGAAGGGATGTTGCATGGCTGTGGATCGTGCGATGTCAAAGGCGCACTGGCGTGCTTTTTGGCTGCTGTTGTCGGCGCCAAGTCAGATGCAATCCGCTCAAATGTTGCATTGATCCTTACCGCCGATGAAGAGATCGGATGCAAGGGCATGGAGCGTTTACTGGGAGCAACAAATCTGCGCATCGGCTCTGCTCTTGTGAGCGAGCCAACATCCTTGCGGCCCGGTATCGCGGGCAAAGGATACGGTCTTGCGCGCATCCGTGTAGAGGGCAGAGAAGCGCATTCAGCGTTCCCTCAACAAGGCATATCGGCCATCTCAATAGCTGCACGGCTGATAGCGAAGATCGAAGATAGCTTCATCCCATCTCGCCATGATCGTCTTTTTGATCCTCCCCACACGACACTCAACATTGGAGTGATAGAAGGCGGCACGGCGAAGAACATTATCCCTGGGCAATGCAGCTTTCTCGTCGAGTGGAGAGCCATTCCCGGTGAAGAGACCGGCGCAGTTTTTAATCGGATAAGCGCGTTGATCGAAGAGGTACGTCAATCCCCATCCTCTCCAGAACATGCAGCCATACATATTGAGCAACTAAGAGACGAGTCAGGCTTTGCACCTGCGAGCGTGGGCACTCTACAAGAGCGTCTCGCTACCTTAGTTGCTCATGAACCTGTCGGAATAAGCTTCGGTTCTGAAGCCAGTAGAGTCGCCCGCATCGCAGACGAAGTCATCGTCATTGGTCCCGGCGATATGCACACAGCGCACAGCGCCCGCGAGTGTGTGCCCATTGCCGAATTGCAGCAATGGACACGTGTCCTGCGCTCTCTCTTGACGGTGTGA
- the hutU gene encoding urocanate hydratase — MTIASEANKSIRAPRGSQLRCKGWQQEGALRCLMNNLDPDVAERPADLVVYGGIGKAARNWESYHAIVRELENLGNEETLLIQSGKPVAVFPTHDMAPRVILANSNLVGQWANWDHFHELDRKGLMMYGQMTAGSWIYIGTQGILQGTFQTFASLADIHFGGTLKGRLVVTGGVGGMGGAQPLAVTLNDGVVLAIDVDRTRIDRRVDTRYCDTVTESLDEALALCEAARREGRALSVGLVGNCAEVLPEIVRRGVVVDVVTDQTSAHDPLNGYIPVGYSLAQAAELRQRDAAAYTKLSTESMAIHVNAMLDLQRAGAIAFDYGNNIRRFAADAGCKDAFNIPGFVPEYIRPLFCEGAGPFRWVALSGDPADIARTDELALELFPHNEILNRWMRLARNRFAFQGLPARICWLGYGERAQMGEAINDLVRKGELSAPVAIGRDHLDTGSVASPYRETERMLDGSDAIADWPILNALLNTASGASWVSFHHGGGVGMGYSLHAGQVTVADGSANAQKRLSRVLNNDPGLGVVRHADAGYEIARQTARDKGIRMPMLNK; from the coding sequence ATGACCATTGCTTCTGAAGCAAATAAATCGATTCGCGCGCCTCGCGGCAGCCAGTTACGTTGCAAGGGATGGCAGCAGGAGGGTGCGTTGCGCTGCCTGATGAACAACCTCGATCCTGACGTCGCCGAGCGCCCCGCCGATCTCGTCGTATATGGCGGCATCGGCAAGGCTGCGCGCAACTGGGAGAGCTACCACGCCATCGTTCGCGAGCTTGAAAACCTCGGTAACGAAGAGACGCTGCTCATCCAATCGGGCAAGCCGGTCGCGGTTTTTCCAACGCATGATATGGCTCCGCGCGTGATCCTCGCGAACTCCAATCTGGTAGGTCAATGGGCCAACTGGGACCACTTTCACGAGCTCGATCGCAAGGGCCTGATGATGTACGGGCAGATGACTGCCGGTAGCTGGATTTACATCGGCACACAGGGTATCCTGCAGGGAACCTTTCAGACCTTTGCGTCTCTGGCCGACATTCATTTCGGTGGCACGCTCAAGGGCCGTCTCGTCGTGACCGGCGGCGTCGGCGGCATGGGTGGAGCACAGCCGCTCGCTGTCACGCTCAACGACGGCGTAGTCCTTGCTATCGACGTAGATCGCACGCGCATCGATCGCCGCGTCGATACACGCTACTGCGACACCGTTACCGAGAGTCTCGACGAAGCACTGGCACTCTGTGAAGCAGCCCGTCGCGAAGGCCGTGCTCTTTCCGTGGGACTCGTCGGCAATTGCGCTGAAGTTTTGCCGGAGATTGTTCGTCGTGGAGTCGTAGTCGATGTCGTCACCGACCAGACCAGCGCGCATGATCCTCTCAACGGATATATCCCTGTCGGCTATTCGCTCGCGCAGGCTGCAGAGCTTCGTCAACGCGATGCTGCGGCTTACACCAAACTCTCAACTGAATCCATGGCCATCCATGTGAATGCAATGCTCGACCTTCAGCGTGCGGGCGCGATTGCTTTTGATTACGGCAACAACATTCGGCGATTCGCGGCAGACGCAGGCTGCAAAGATGCATTCAACATCCCAGGCTTCGTGCCGGAGTATATCCGTCCACTCTTCTGCGAAGGCGCGGGTCCATTTCGCTGGGTCGCACTCTCCGGAGATCCAGCAGACATCGCCCGTACCGATGAGCTGGCCCTTGAACTTTTCCCGCACAACGAAATCCTCAATCGGTGGATGCGGCTGGCGCGCAATCGCTTCGCATTTCAGGGGCTGCCCGCGCGCATCTGCTGGCTCGGATACGGCGAGCGAGCGCAAATGGGTGAGGCGATCAACGATCTGGTTCGCAAGGGCGAACTCAGCGCTCCCGTGGCCATTGGTCGCGATCATCTCGATACCGGCTCCGTCGCCAGCCCCTACCGTGAGACAGAGCGCATGCTGGATGGTTCCGATGCCATAGCGGATTGGCCCATCTTGAACGCGCTGCTCAATACTGCAAGCGGCGCAAGCTGGGTCAGCTTTCATCACGGTGGCGGAGTAGGCATGGGCTACTCGCTTCACGCAGGCCAGGTCACGGTTGCGGATGGTTCTGCCAACGCGCAGAAGCGCCTGAGCCGCGTGCTCAACAACGATCCAGGCCTGGGAGTTGTTCGTCATGCCGACGCTGGCTATGAGATCGCCCGGCAGACAGCCAGAGACAAAGGCATTCGCATGCCGATGCTCAACAAATAG